One segment of Ascidiaceihabitans donghaensis DNA contains the following:
- a CDS encoding AAA family ATPase: MTQTMKLGNRVRPLRNVAEFNLLINRLENRPPNLPGMGVFYGPTGYGKTFAAIHAALTLDIIHVSVQDTWTRKTLLKAICQELGVMVTPRLTIPDLQQEVNTHLSTSGRTLVIDEADYAVDRGMIQMIRDFHDGSSMPVVLIGMEDLPQKLRKWELVDGRILDWKAAQPSDLEDAKELAKVYAPKVQIDDALLQHIVDINVGRTRRISVDLSFVEETAVLQGAPSMTLDAWGDAPFLRGEAPLPRKGL; the protein is encoded by the coding sequence ATGACACAGACCATGAAACTAGGCAACAGGGTTCGGCCGCTGCGCAATGTGGCGGAGTTCAATTTGTTGATAAACCGATTGGAAAACCGCCCGCCAAACTTACCCGGCATGGGCGTTTTCTACGGGCCAACAGGTTACGGGAAAACTTTTGCTGCGATCCACGCCGCACTCACCTTGGATATTATTCATGTCTCGGTTCAGGACACATGGACCCGCAAAACCCTGTTGAAAGCGATCTGTCAGGAACTTGGTGTGATGGTCACGCCGCGCCTGACAATTCCCGACCTGCAGCAAGAGGTGAACACACATCTTTCGACATCGGGCCGCACACTTGTCATTGACGAAGCCGACTATGCCGTTGATCGCGGAATGATCCAGATGATCCGTGACTTTCACGATGGAAGTTCCATGCCGGTGGTTTTGATCGGCATGGAAGACTTGCCGCAAAAGCTGCGTAAATGGGAACTGGTCGATGGCCGCATTCTGGACTGGAAAGCCGCCCAGCCCTCAGATCTCGAAGACGCCAAGGAACTCGCCAAAGTCTATGCACCCAAGGTGCAGATCGATGACGCTTTGCTTCAACACATTGTGGACATCAACGTCGGGCGCACACGCCGGATCAGTGTAGATCTTTCATTCGTTGAAGAAACTGCCGTTTTGCAAGGCGCCCCATCCATGACGCTGGACGCATGGGGCGATGCACCATTCCTGCGCGGCGAAGCCCCTCTGCCAAGAAAGGGCCTGTGA